Sequence from the Sphingobacteriaceae bacterium GW460-11-11-14-LB5 genome:
ACAGGTATTGGCAAAAGGTGATTTGGTTGCTGCAACAGCAAGAAATACCGATGCCTTAAAAGATTTGGTTAAAGAATATCCGGATCAGATTTTTCCGCTTACTTTAGATGTGACCGATTACGATCAGGTACATTTGGCGGTAGAATCGGCTGTAGCCCATTTTGGTAAAATAGATGTTTTGGTTAATAATGCCGGCTTTGGTATTGTTGGTGCAGCAGAAGCTTTTACTGAAGAGCAGGTACGCAGCCAGTTGGAAACAAATTTATATGCACCGATCGAAATTACGAGAGCGGTATTGCCATTTATGCGCAAGCAACGTTCGGGCAGAATTCTTCAAATCAGCTCAATAGGCGGGCGGGTAGGTAATGCCGGAGTAAGTATTTACCAGGCAGCAAAATTTGGGTTAAGCGGCTTTAGTGAAGCCCTGGCAAAAGAGGTAGTGGATTTAGGGATTTATGTAACCTGTGTAGAACCTGGTGGTTTTCGTACCGATTGGGCTGGTGCCTCAATGTCATATGCACCTCGCGTTGAGGGCTATGAATCTACCGTAGAAAAACGCTCAGATTTTTTCCAAAGTGGTCACTTCATACCGATGGGCGACCCGCAAAAAGCAGCGAAAGCTATGCTGGCACTGGTAGAAAACGATGAGCCGCCGGTACACCTGGTATTTGGAAGTGAAGCCATTGGCATGCTTAAACATGCTGATGCTGCCAGAACTGCCGAAATGGAGAAGTGGATGGAGGTAAGTTTATCAACAGATCATGATGAGGCGGAGAATTTCCTGGCAACAGACCTGGGTAAATCTTTTACAAAGGGATAATTTGGTACGTCATTCCCGTGTCGACAGGAATGATAACCTTTCACCATAAATCCATAAATTTGATCAAGATGTCAAATCAAGAGAAACGTCCCAATATCCTGTATTCCTGTTATGCCCAGAAAAGTAGCGAGGGCGAACAGTTTATTCCCAATCATTCGCTGGGTTTGGTTATTGCAGGAACATCAGAAATTTTTATCGGAGGGGAGAAGTTTGTGTTTTCGGATGGCGATTTTCGTTTTTTCAGGCGGAATCAATTAGCCCGGTATACCAAATATCCACCAGTTGGGGGAGAGTTTAAATCCATCAGCATCAACATTGATCAGGATATTTTGCACAGCATCAGCAATGAATATGATCTGCACCTGCAAAAGCCCAATCACGATCTTAAAGGTTTGGCACTTGAAGCAAACAGTTTGCTGAAGAATTATATTGATTCGATATGGCCGTATTTAGACGGAAATAATGGATTTAACCAGGCTTTAATCGATTTGAAAGTTAAAGAGGCGGTAATGATTTTACTGCAAACCAACCCAATATTAAAAGATGTGCTTTTTGATTTTTCGGAACCCGGAAAAATAGACCTGGAAGCCTATATGAATGCCAATTATAA
This genomic interval carries:
- a CDS encoding short-chain dehydrogenase/reductase, which produces MKKVWFITGSSRGLGRDLTAQVLAKGDLVAATARNTDALKDLVKEYPDQIFPLTLDVTDYDQVHLAVESAVAHFGKIDVLVNNAGFGIVGAAEAFTEEQVRSQLETNLYAPIEITRAVLPFMRKQRSGRILQISSIGGRVGNAGVSIYQAAKFGLSGFSEALAKEVVDLGIYVTCVEPGGFRTDWAGASMSYAPRVEGYESTVEKRSDFFQSGHFIPMGDPQKAAKAMLALVENDEPPVHLVFGSEAIGMLKHADAARTAEMEKWMEVSLSTDHDEAENFLATDLGKSFTKG
- a CDS encoding AraC family transcriptional regulator; translated protein: MSNQEKRPNILYSCYAQKSSEGEQFIPNHSLGLVIAGTSEIFIGGEKFVFSDGDFRFFRRNQLARYTKYPPVGGEFKSISINIDQDILHSISNEYDLHLQKPNHDLKGLALEANSLLKNYIDSIWPYLDGNNGFNQALIDLKVKEAVMILLQTNPILKDVLFDFSEPGKIDLEAYMNANYKFNVDISRFAYLTGRSLATFKRDFEKIFNLSPNRWLQKKRLNDAYYLLTEKGWKSSDVYLEVGFKDLSHFSFAFKKAYGTAPSKIGV